The Gopherus evgoodei ecotype Sinaloan lineage chromosome 8, rGopEvg1_v1.p, whole genome shotgun sequence genome segment AGAGAGACAGATCTGTGAATCGTCCACACGCAGATGGTAGTTGAATTTGCGTTTGTGGATGTTCTTGATATTTAGCCTAAATCAAGTATCACACTATTACTCCAAATAATAGTCCGTGTGTCTCCCTAAACAAttcccctctctcctttcatTCTCTGTATATAAAATGCTTTTGGAATGAGAGGCAAAATACAAATAAGAGACATGAGCATCACTGCCATTGATGTACAGGCACACAACAGCCTAATAAGCATTTAAAAAGGAGACAGACTAGGCAGACCTTTTGGTAAGGTACGTCCATCAACAAATGTTACAGGTGCACTGAGTTCTCGTCCTACGAGAGGCACTGGAGGGTAAAGACGAAGAGCCTCTTTGATGCACATGGTGGTGTAGGTCATCTTCCCAAAGTCATCCCTGAAAGGAACCAGAGGCAGAAATTAGGGACAACTGACAATGGCCAAAAAGATATTGTTCGTATTTTTTACAGAGATTCACCCAAAGGCAGAGCTGTGACCTGGAAAACAGAAAACTGAAAGGTGAACGTTATAACCTGTAAGTCAAGCAAATTGCAAGCGGATGAGAGTTCTCAGTGCGAGAGCCATGGAGGAGGGAGAGCGGTGCGGAGGTACTGCTTATGCAAGCCAAGTAGAGGAGGGAGAGTTCTCCCTCTGGTTTTATAAGAAAAGGGAGAGCTGTACTCTGCCCAGCTCCCTTAGTTTAAAAGGAGCTGAAAGGGGAAGGGTGATTAGAATGGACACACTTAGGCAACCTTCTCTACCTCTCCATCTATAATATATAGAGTTATTAGGGCTTTAGGCAAGAAGGAAcgattagatcatctagtctgacctatatatcacagaccattaaatttcacccagatcCCTCTGAACTGAGCCCAGTTGTGCCCAATATCTTATGTCCGactaaagcatattttccaaAAACATACCCAACCTTGATATGAAGATATCTAGAGATAGAGACTCCACCGCTTCCTCTCATTCTTTGTTCCAATGGTCAATCgccctcacttttaaaaatatgtccaTTTTCTAATTGCAGgatgtctggcttcagcttctagccactgGCTCTTGTTATGTCTTTccccactagattaaagagctctttagtaCCTAGTATTTTCTTCCCATGAAACACACTGTTGTCAGATGACCTTTCAATcctctttttgataagctaaatagactgtgctctttaagtctctcatttcaaggcattttctccagccgcTGAAGCTGTAGTACAGGActcgacgggagagcgcttggggattgatttatcacgtctagattagacgcgataaatcgacccccgctagATTGATTGCTGCCTGCCagtctggcgggtagtgtagacatactgtaagtctctcattgtaaggcagtttctccagcccttgaaGTGTTTTGATGTTTCTTTTTAGCACCCTTTCCAACTTTTCAACAACCTTTTTAAAAcatggacactagaactggataAAATATTCCAGAATCTGTCTCACCAATGTTCTATGCAGAGATGGGACAGTTGACTCATGTCAAGCAGCAAATGCCATTCTATTTTTTGAATGCTATTTTGACTATAAACTGCTATATGCCCTCTGGGTTGTACTGTGGCCTCCATCTTGAGCTGGACTACCCAGGAAGTGTTGGGAAAAATCTTTACATCTAGCACAGGGGCTAAAAATGAGAAACCATCAAGAACCATCAACCTTGATGGTCCTGCATTCAAGTAAGTTCACCCCCAGAACAAAAGGCTGCCTGCAGTCCAGGAGAACTAGCTTTCCCAATTGGGAACTGGGTGGTAGGGCGAGAGACAACTGGGGTTAATAAACTGATCACCTGAGAGGGGTTTCAAGTTATTTGGGAGATCACTTGTAAGGAATATTAAGTTCTCACCATTGAACAGTTTCTCTGTCTCCCAGAATCTCTTTGATCTCTTCCCTGCATCTCTGCTGGTGCTCTGGGTGCAGGGCCATACAGTACAAGAGCCAGGagatcccactggccgtggtATCGTGACCTTCAAACATAAACGTATCCACCTCGGCACGTAGGTCTTCATCGGATAATCCAGCTCCATTTTCATCCTAACAACACACGGCTTCTATCAGGTTTCATGGGTTTTCCCAGGAAAGAGATATGAGGCTTCCTGCTGCTCAGAGTTTAAGTGACAAATGTGTTAGAAAGGAAACCCTGGAACATTGATCCCAGTGGGTCAGACCTTCCCTTTAGGTTGGGGAGAAATGTAAGAATCCCCGCATGTGAGATGAACTCCTGTGACGCAGAAAGGTACAACTGCCGTCCTTGCTGTCCCTCGAATGCAGATACTGCTTCCTGCTTGCTCACTCTGGAGGACAAGAAACCTCCTGGAGGGATGGTGAGTAGTAAGGAGGAAGCTGGGACATACTTGTCCCCTCCCCCTTCACTAGCCCATGGAAAGGCTGAGATGCACCAAGGGAAACACATTGCATCCCTTAGAAGGGATATAGCAGTGGACTTACTAGTACCCCCATGTACAGTGCAGCAgcgggcggagatttctctctcctctcagtGCTTCCCCAGCCTAACACAAAGCTGAGCTTAaatcaagggtgggcaaactatggcccactgGCCTCATCCAGCCCAtaggaccgtcctgcctggcctctaagctcctggcccaggaggcttgcccacaacccctcccctgctgtcgcccctcccttgcagcctcagctcgctcataATGCTCTGGTCTGCGGGGTTGTGAGCTCCTGGGAcagtggagctgcagagcccggcctgacctatGGtgggtggtggcggtggtggtggcatggcctggctccagccgggtggcatgACTGTAGCGCCACAAGGTAgctgtgctccaggcagcgcggtaagggggcagggagcggggggggaggggtttggatagagggcaggggagttcgtgGTGCTGATCAGGAGTGAGGGTGTGGATGGTGGTCAGGGAGGAaatagggggttgaatgggggcaggggtcccagggggaagtcaggaaggaggggggatggatggagtggCAGGCAGTAGTCAGAGGCGGGGagtccgggggcagtcaggggagagggagaaggggtggttggatggggttaGGGTCCTGAgcgggccatcaggaatgagaggatgggttggatggggcagcaggggtgcaggggcagtcaagggacatggagcaggggtgtgaggatggggcaggggtcccagaggggctgtcaggaaatggggggggttggatggggcaaaaGCTTTTGAGGGagagggcagataggaggtgtGGGCCGCGCCATGACCCCCTCCtataaccggccctccatacaatatacaaaacccgatgcggcccacaggccaaaaagtttgccctccctGGCTTAAATGGTACACACAGTCCTGCATAATTACATTGCCACCCAGTCACTGCTGAGTTAAAATGATCATTTCTATAAAACGATCACTCTTTCGATCTACAGGAGTCTGCTTATGTCTTGCCAGTGACTATACTTTGTAAAAATGAGACTAAGTGTGGTTTATAACCTGGACTGCACATGAACAAGCCTACAGCGTTTGTGTGGCTTTAACTATGCACACAGGACTCTGCAGTCACAGAGTTGGGGCAGAACCCATCCCTTGTGTCAAAACTATGCTTCTGAACATTGATGAATCCGGCCAATCAATTTTAACCTTTTCCCTgaacaaaaaatatgttttttggaAGCTGCTGTCCACAATGCCCAGGCCTCTCTCAGTGCTGCTACTCGAAATGCTCACATACTTGGCTCCAAACAGTTCTTGCAACACTCACTTTAGCACTCAGAAGGATGTCCAGAAAGTCCGGTTGGCGCCTCCTCTGGATCTTTTCATGCTCTTGCTCATCTTTAAGGGACTCCTTTCTTTCTCTGATCACTTTATCTGCATCAGGAAAACATTAAAGTAATTATATCCCATTCGGAGCCATATGTGCACTGTGATTttccagcagcaaagaatcctgtggcaccttatagactaacagatgttttggagcatgagctttcgtgggtgaatacccacttcctcagatgcatgtagtggaaatttccaggggcaggtatatatatgctagcaagcaagctagagataacgaggtcaattcaatcagggaggatgaggtcctgttctagcagttgaggtgtgaaaaccaagagaggagaaactggttctgtagttggcaagccattcacagtctttgttcaatcctgagctgatggtgtcaaatttgcagataaactgaagctcagcagtttctctttgaagtctggtcctgaagtttttttgctgcaggatggccaccttaaggtctgctatagtgtggccagggaggttgaagtgctctcctacaggtttttgtatattgccattcctaatgtctgatttgtgtccatttatccttttccgcagagactgtccagtttggccaatgtacatagcagaggggcattgctggcatatgatggcgtatattacattggtggatgtgcaggtgaatgaaccagtgatggtgtggctgatctggttaggtcctgtgatggtgtcgctggtgtagatatgtggacagagctggcatcgaggtttgttgcatggattggttcctgagctagagttatttggtgcggtgtgcagttactggtgagaatatgtttcaggttggcaggttgtctgtgggcaaggactggcctgccacccaaggcctgtgaaagtgtgggatcattgtccaggatgggttgtagatatttgatgatgcgttggaggggttttagctgggggctgtatgtgatggctagtggagtcctgtcaggattgaacaaagactgtgaatggcttgccaactacagaaccagtttctcctctcttggttttcacacctcaactgctagaacagggcctcatcctccctgattgaactgacctcgttatctctagcttgcttgctagcatatatatacctgcccctggaaatttccactacatgcatctgaggaagtgggtattcacccacgaaagctcatgctccaaaacgtctgttagtctataaggtgccacaggagtctttgctacttttacagatccagactaacacggctactcctctgatgtGTGATTTTCCAGAACCCTAATGGATCCCAAAATACCCAGGAACCAGAATTCTTTGATTCTCATAATTTCTGAAATGAGATGGATCACTCTGCATGGCTTCTGGGGGACGTAAAGAATCTGGGCCACTGCGGAGGTGCCTGAACTAACTACACCGATGGGTGCTTCTCTTGttggtgtaggtactccaccttcctGAAAGGCAGTAGTTATATCAATGGGAGAAGACCTCCCATTGACTTAGGGCTGTCCACATCACaagttaggtcggtataactactttgctcagggatgtggattttccacattgctgagtgacgtagttataccgacataagtctgtagtgtagaatAGGTCTTATCTTGGAGCCTGGTACAAATCCTGAATGAGAGGTGAGAAGAGGATAGCAGGAAATACCTGTATGCTTATGTGCTAATCTGCAGGCCTTGCGGAATTGACGCCCTTGAGAACTGAGCCAGTAAACGAGATGGTTGTGATGCAGGGGTGTCTGGATTCTCTGTTGCACCATCAAGCTGAGGTCCATGACTGTTTGGATATATAAGTTCTCACTACAGAGAGAGAGTCAAGAGAGAGATGGATAAAGACTGGGCAGCGAGTTTGAGTGTATTGGGGGAGAGATTGCAAAGATTTCAGAGTTGTTGATTTTAATGGCAAGTGTGTGGTTAGTGCAAGactaaggtcacccagcatgaCAGCAATGTGAACAAGCGGTAACGTAGTAAAACTGCCTCAGagaatggccttttccttccaaaGCATTCAGGCCAGCCTGCACAAGGCAAAGCAGTGTTCCCGGGGAGTAACTTGAGTGCTTGTAGTTGAATGTCTTGGTTTGCAGCACTTCTTCCTGGCCTTCCACCCCCAGTATAAGTGTCTGATAAGCCATGTGCCCAGTCCTATGAGGTGCCAAGTGCCCTCAGCTCTCCTTTATTGCAATAGGTGTGGCAGGCACTCTGCGCCTTCCCAGTTCAGGCTTTTGGGTTGTGACACTGAGGAACCAAAAGTCACTAGTCACGTGAAAACTTAGGGCTAATCTCGAGCCCATTGAATTCCATAGCAACCCCCCCACTAACTTCACCAGAGCAAAATCAGAccgaggtgctggaacaatttgtacagtgggggtactgagagccattgaaccaaactgtaaaccctgcatataatggaaaccacttcaagccagtgtGTGCAGGACCACCTCcagaacccctagttccagcacctccgGATCAGACTCATTATGATTTTAGCTACTCTTAGATTCGAATAGCTGTATAATATGATTGACTGTATAGGAAGCAGCTTTCTTGGTTTGCCTTGAAACAATGCTGCTTGTCTCAGTTAAACAACAACAATCTCACTTTTGTTACCACCCCCATCAAACCACACCGAATTCTCATAAAGATCAGCTGATGGCATCAATATATTAGTAGCTTCTGCATTTAAAAGACACCAGCACATCTAGCTCCTGAGGCAGGCTGTAAGAGGAGGTAAAGTGGGTCCCGGCACCCCAGATCCCAATACTCCCCTGTATTAGTGACATGAAGATCAATAGGCTAATGCATCCACTACTTCTATCACATCTGTGTAGTTCCCAGTTCGGACATAATTGCACCACACTGAATTTAAAGTCATTTAAGGCCAACAAGGACTTTTCATCAGGATTTGACACCAGCCTGTACTGACCTGTCAGTCTGGCAGTTGCTCTGGTAACTAAAGGCACATTTCATGATGCTGTCAAGAGACATCAAGCTGACATGTTCAAAGAGCTCCACTGACTTATCCTGTGTGATCAGCTGTTCCCACTTATCCTATTGGAAAAGAGTAATGAGAAGGGAGACATTTTCTTGGGAGTACAGAATCCTGGTTACAGCCATTCACTTGGGTCTGGGCCACCTCTTGCATCTGGGGATGTTGGACCTGTGGGCAGGTGGCTGTGATTTTTAACAGTCCAGCCAGTTTCACTGACAGTCTTGAGATTAAACCCTGGGTTGCATGGGAGGCTGAGAAATGGCAGGAGCGCCTTTAACAGGGCTCATTGTCTGCCAAGTCATCACAGGTCACTCTCTGGAGATGTGCAATGAGTTAGCATGGGCTCTCTTCTGCTCACTGTGCTACACTGCTGCAGCGCTGGCAGCCGATCCAACATGCACCAAGGAGAACACTCTCaatgtttttaaatctttctaaTCTACTAGGTAAAGGTTCTTAAAACAGGAAGGGGCACTAGGAGGTTTGAACTCATGACGGTGCCAACAGCCATTCCTACCAGCATCACGCGGACAGAATCTGCCATCATGGTCACGTAAGGTTTCAAAAGATCATAGTGAAACCCTGGTGTCAGCAGCCTCCGATGCTGGAACCACTTTGGCCCATTTAAGATCAACAATCCTTGCCCTGTGAAGGAGCACAGTGCAAAAGAGTTGGTTAGATCACTTCCTACTAAGCAATGGACCATTTCAGGTGCCATAATACAATCCAGCCAGAATATGAATGAATATCTGCTCAGTTCTATCCAGTGTATTCATCAGGAGGAAGAGAGTTTttctttagaacataagaacatccatactgggtcagaccactggtccatctagcccagtggttctcaaccagggatacgcAGAGGTctcatcaactcatctagatatttgcctagttttacaacaggctacataaaaagcactagtgaagtcagtacaaactaaaatttcatacgactCATTTATAgtgctttatatactatacactgaaatgcaagtacaatatttatattccaaatgatttattttataattatatggtaaaaatatgaaagtcagcaatttttcagtaagtgctgtgacacttgtatttttatgtctaattttgtaagcaagtagttttaaaatgaggtgaaatttggggctACTCAAGAGAAATCAAATTCTTAAAAGAGGTACagtctggaaatgttgagagccactaatttagcccagtaccctgtcttccaacagtggtcaatgccaggtgcttcaaaggctatgaccagaacagggcaattatgcaATGACAATGTcatctgctcctgccttctggcagtcagaggtgaGGGACACcaagaacatggggttgcatccctgagccTCTTTGttattagccattgatggacttatcctccatgagcttatctatttcttttttgaacccagttagacttttagccttcacaacttatcctggcaatgagttccacaggttgacactgTGTACTTCTTTTGCTGAGTAACATCATTAAACATCTTTGATTTCATTTAGAGCTTTTTGGAgaaccaatatttttttttccctgtcagaaatttcaaaagaaaaatctttgtttgaaaatttttaaTCAACAATTTTCAGTTTTCCTGAGGGAACCAAaccaaaattcattttgaatcaaCCTTTCTGTAATTAAATGCAAGCTTTCAATTTGTTTAGacttaaaatgtcattttgtttcAACTAAAACAACCAAAAGAAAATGATATTTTAAGACAAAATAGAACATTTTTCATCGAGAAATTTCCTACTGAAAGCTGAACAGTTGTGTCAGAATTGATATTTTTCCATAcacatttcagtttcaacaaagcCATATTTTTTTGAGGAGAAAACGTTATGTACCAAAACGTCTAATTTCAATCCAGACAAGGAAATGCAAGGTTAAGGCTCAAAGATGACCTGATACTTGTTTATGTATTACCACTTAATATCACATGTAAAATATTGTATCTAATGTGCTCTCAGCTAAACCTCCGAAATATCTAGTTACAATGATGACATGAGTAAAAGGATGGAGCTTAACCTCCATTTCTCAATCTGAACTCTGATTTCTCCACTTTCCTGCATTTCATTCACACCTTCCAGTTACTGTCACAGTCATTTTTgtcagggccggcactaccatttaggcagcctaggcaatcgcctagtgCGCCagaattattggtgggcggcattttgccagagggggcagcaggcaactccagtggagctgccgcagtggtgcctgaggagggtccggtggtccgcggctccggtggagctgccgcagtcgtgcctgcggacggtctgctcctcgcgcggctccggtggacctcccgcaggcatggctgtggcagctccactggagttgtggaccaccggaccctccgcaggcaccactgcggcagctccactggagctgtgggaccagtgcgtggggcgccgaaattgccgtctgcctagcGCGCTCAAACCCCCAGCGCCGGTCCTGGTTTTTATGTTAGCTATTAAATGCTATCGCTCTGTATCTATGTGGTACAAGAAATGGTGCTGCTTCCCTCATGAATATCACCAGCAATATTGTTACATGAGGTAAATGAGAATGAAATATGATAATACAAACCAATCCAGGGAACCAGGAAACTGTATATCACAAGAGACTTAGGGTCTGTAGAATTCAATAGAGAAGAGAAATATATTATTAGGGTAAAATGATACTGAAGATGAATAAGGTGCTACTCATGGTGAGTAAGGCATTAAAATCTGGTCCTATGTTAGTCAAACATTATTAGAATAACTTCTAAGCTTTAATCATGCTCTCGTTAGTAGCAAAATCTGTATTGGGAAGGACAATCTCCATACAGGAAAACTCTTTCATTTTATATCAAGGTTCCATTGATAGATtctaaagggttaataaatgtcTGACAGACATTGTAAGCGTGTAACAGAGAGGAGTAATAGGTGTTGTTATAGGGGGTTATAGCCACATCAGAAAAAGGCACAACAGATGGCTCTAAGCAATCTACTGACCTCTTGGACTCCTCTATAGCAATTGACAAGCCATTTGTTAATACATCAATTCTTTCTAATCATTGAATATTAATAAATAGACCCTTACTAAAAAAAAGGTGACCACAATTCTCTCTATTTAGAGCATG includes the following:
- the LOC115656677 gene encoding cytochrome P450 4B1-like, encoding MKSVLQTVMNPSGAWLNRAVSQMFHLMAVVCLACVVLKAIQLYWRKQKLLKIFKSFPGPPTHWLYGHLQMLQQEDELDNTASWAEQYPHCHHMWYGGFLGFLSINHPEYAKAVYSRGDPKSLVIYSFLVPWIGQGLLILNGPKWFQHRRLLTPGFHYDLLKPYVTMMADSVRVMLDKWEQLITQDKSVELFEHVSLMSLDSIMKCAFSYQSNCQTDSENLYIQTVMDLSLMVQQRIQTPLHHNHLVYWLSSQGRQFRKACRLAHKHTDKVIRERKESLKDEQEHEKIQRRRQPDFLDILLSAKDENGAGLSDEDLRAEVDTFMFEGHDTTASGISWLLYCMALHPEHQQRCREEIKEILGDRETVQWDDFGKMTYTTMCIKEALRLYPPVPLVGRELSAPVTFVDGRTLPKGSLVSLNIYGLHRNPTVWHDPEVFDPLRFSPENSAGRHSYAFLPFAAGPRNCIGQQFAMNELKVALVQTLLRFELSPDPAKPPIKIPQLVLRSKNGIHLHLKKLQ